From Salvia splendens isolate huo1 chromosome 3, SspV2, whole genome shotgun sequence, a single genomic window includes:
- the LOC121793992 gene encoding uncharacterized protein LOC121793992, translating to MKASIKFRDEHTPLLRAKIPLNVMNFPFQSGVSAGDSKELSLNLRTFLDSGPSIKFSYRPNDSQKPFSFVFKTGIGHFGSPSKSPLWMSAEFNLVGNQTPRFFIHFKPDLGDFSLKKSHSSASVKNLGEKLNAGREDFVDSNYFNGNGFFPGAESKKAGMVLDGLLKGAELTARTSVPLRDFAMVNLRWGFRVPPREAAEEIDAVVVGKAGDRMAGIRLPYLVMDKIGIEQVARADSKKEKSGPAYNDVAEACLGVKKQLEVIQAENGRLSKALIDLRSDVAAGKMNIFSDHHRSKYAADGRGDSDKTSIEKEAF from the exons ATGAAGGCTTCAATCAAATTTAGGGATGAGCATACGCCATTGCTCAGAGCTAAAATCCCACTCAATGTTATGAATTTCCCCTTTCAGTCCGGCGTTTCCGCTGGCGATTCGAAAGAATTATCCCTAAACCTTAGAACTTTTCTCGATTCCGGCCCCTCTATCAAATTTTCCTACCGCCCAAATGATTCGCAAAAACCTTTCAGCTTTGTTTTCAAAACCGGGATCGGGCATTTCGGCTCGCCCAGTAAAAGCCCTCTG tggatgtc cGCCGAGTTCAATTTAGTCGGGAATCAAACCCCTAGATTCTTCATCCACTTCAAGCCTGATTTGGGCGATTTCTCGCTGAAGAAGTCACACTCATCGGCCTCCGTGAAGAATCTAGGCGAGAAATTGAACGCCGGCCGCGAGGATTTCGTGGATAGCAACTATTTTAACGGGAACGGATTCTTCCCGGGGGCGGAGTCGAAGAAGGCGGGGATGGTGTTGGACGGGCTGCTGAAAGGCGCTGAGCTGACCGCGAGGACGTCGGTGCCGCTGCGCGATTTCGCGATGGTGAATCTCAGGTGGGGGTTTAGGGTTCCGCCGCGGGAGGCGGCAGAGGAAATCGATGCTGTGGTGGTGGGGAAGGCTGGTGATCGGATGGCTGGAATTAGACTGCCGTACTTGGTGATGGATAAAATTGGGATTGAACAAGTGGCGAGAGCTGATTCGAAGAAGGAGAAATCGGGTCCCGCATACAATGACGTGGCTGAGGCGTGTTTGGGGGTGAAGAAACAGCTTGAGGTGATTCAAGCTGAGAATGGGCGGCTGAGCAAGGCTTTGATTGATTTGAGATCTGACGTGGCAGCCgggaaaatgaatatattttccGATCACCACCGGAGCAAGTATGCCGCCGATGGGAGAGGCGACAGTGATAAGACATCAATAGAGAAGGAGGCATTTTGA
- the LOC121795533 gene encoding uncharacterized protein LOC121795533 — translation MASSPSSSSLKTLNSINLFFSIKPPPSVSSSSMKLKTLLQTFIFSHLYRALSKARSILLQIFKNLQLKNKQKKLYFSSFRLHYNWCSSSRTIYFNGYPKSLRYDVGPAGECTGELSKYLQWLEDQESSNEIDRLADLFIADCHEKFKLEKQESYRLFQEMMARSV, via the coding sequence ATGGCTTCTTCcccttcatcatcatcactaaaAACTCTCAACTCCATCAATCTCTTCTTCTCCATCAAACCACCTCCCTCTGTTTCTTCATCATCAATGAAGCTCAAAACCCTCCTCCAAACCTTCATCTTCTCTCATCTCTACCGCGCCCTCTCCAAAGCCAGATCAATCctcctccaaatcttcaagaaTCTGCAGCTCAAGAACAAGCAGAAGAAGCTCTATTTCAGCTCTTTCAGGCTGCATTACAACTGGTGCTCGTCTTCTCGGACCATCTACTTCAATGGTTACCCCAAGTCGCTCCGCTACGACGTCGGCCCGGCCGGGGAGTGCACCGGAGAGCTGTCCAAGTACCTGCAGTGGCTGGAGGACCAAGAATCGTCCAATGAGATTGATAGGCTGGCCGATTTGTTCATTGCTGACTGCCATGAGAAATTCAAGCTGGAGAAGCAAGAGTCTTACAGATTATTTCAAGAAATGATGGCTAGAAGCGTTTGA
- the LOC121794325 gene encoding uncharacterized protein LOC121794325 has translation MGRGRGKGRKQSVVADHDDTASGEDEKLPMRRRGRPQKPLKGEVLEEDKIVMIEKEDDGVEETKKPTLNNSKRTQAAAENGRKRKRASHLEENTETVKVENGVGAKASATDLIKSVGYRPNGSRRKNKPRRAAEVGVECQ, from the coding sequence ATGGGTAGAGGGAGAGGAAAAGGGAGGAAGCAGTCTGTAGTTGCTGATCACGATGATACTGCAAGTGGCGAAGATGAGAAGTTGCCGATGAGGAGAAGAGGAAGGCCACAAAAGCCTTTGAAAGGTGAAGTTTTGGAAGAGGATAAAATCGTGATGATAGAGAAGGAGGATGATGGTGTGGAGGAAACAAAGAAACCCACATTGAATAATAGTAAGAGAACCCAAGCTGCAGCAGAGAATGGCAGGAAGAGGAAGAGAGCATCTCACTTAGAGGAAAATACAGAGACGGTAAAAGTGGAAAATGGTGTGGGAGCCAAAGCTAGTGCTACAGACTTGATCAAGTCTGTTGGATACCGACCAAATGGGAGTAGAAGGAAAAATAAGCCTAGACGGGCTGCTGAAGTCGGCGTTGAGTGCCAATGA
- the LOC121797322 gene encoding transcription termination factor MTEF18, mitochondrial-like — MNRLQIIIAPQLLKWVSLLRANSNFTPSQSNIYGYGWHRLAHKVRLYGTESSIDSKKGVGFGGSGKKGRIVRAQAQSALVEYFHLTRSFRIMDAENMSKNAPEFFNRLMKRVVIDDDSKIKHSVTKFLRYHPVNEFEPFFESIGLKHSEYMEYLPRNLMFLSDDELLLKNYYVLCNYGIERNRIGKIFKEANEVFQYDYASLQTKLRSIESLGLRQSLVAKIVAASPHLLRGNVDEFVEFLEMLNKVEINHEWLLENIREEDSYNWKSMFQLMCLLCKLGWSEKQVGELFKQHPDLLLECSGRITFDLIGLLLKFGASKSDLRTLFLRFPQIPVLKFTKNLHNSYIFLSGIDMAALDIGKIVRSYPSLLGSIELKKVKSILSLLCCGKNRLCQMVNDDPLTLEAWVLGKRVEPLETEKRAVKIMALKTEFLISLGFEENSKDMEKAIKTLRGRGVELQERFDCLVNNGLNREQAIKMVRISPQILNQTRDVIEMKIQLFFDELGYQASDLLTHPKILSYTIERVKFRLLMYRWLKDQGAVRPGLSLSTLLATSDEEFIKTYVAPHDRGLQYWKSLNKNHIKK; from the coding sequence ATGAACAGATTACAGATTATTATAGCACCCCAATTGCTCAAATGGGTTTCTTTACTGCGTGCAAATAGCAATTTTACACCATCACAATCCAATATTTATGGTTATGGGTGGCATCGTCTTGCACATAAAGTTAGGTTGTACGGAACAGAGAGCTCCATTGATTCGAAAAAAGGTGTGGGCTTTGGTGGGAGTGGGAAAAAAGGGCGTATTGTGAGAGCACAAGCACAGTCTGCTTTGGTAGAATACTTCCATTTAACTAGGAGTTTTAGGATCATGGATGCTGAGAATATGAGCAAGAATGCCCCTGAGTTTTTCAATAGGTTGATGAAGAGAGTGGTTATAGATGATGATAGCAAGATTAAGCATTCTGTGACAAAATTTTTGAGGTACCATCCGGTTAATGAGTTTGAGCCTTTCTTTGAGAGCATAGGGTTGAAGCATTCCGAATACATGGAGTATCTTCCTAGGAATTTGATGTTTTTGTCTGATGATGAGCTGTTATTGAAGAACTATTATGTTCTGTGTAACTATGGAATTGAGAGGAATAGGATTGGGAAGATTTTCAAGGAAGCCAATGAGGTGTTCCAGTATGACTACGCCTCTCTGCAGACAAAGCTTCGATCTATTGAGAGTTTGGGATTGAGACAGTCTCTTGTTGCCAAGATTGTCGCCGCAAGTCCTCATCTTTTGAGGGGAAATGTTGATGAATTTGTTGAGTTTCTGGAAATGTTAAATAAGGTGGAAATTAACCACGAGTGGCTTTTGGAGAATATACGCGAGGAGGATTCTTACAATTGGAAATCCATGTTTCAGCTCATGTGCTTATTGTGCAAGTTGGGCTGGAGTGAGAAGCAAGTCGGGGAACTATTTAAGCAGCATCCTGATCTTCTGCTTGAGTGCTCTGGACGCATTACCTTTGACCTCATCGGGTTATTGTTGAAATTTGGAGCATCGAAGAGTGATTTACGCACTCTTTTTCTTCGGTTTCCTCAAATACCAGTTTTGAAGTTTACTAAGAATTTACATAATtcctacatcttcctctctggAATTGACATGGCTGCCCTAGATATTGGTAAAATAGTCCGCTCGTACCCTTCACTTTTGGGTTCCATTGAACTAAAAAAAGTGAAGAGCATATTGAGCCTACTGTGCTGTGGCAAGAACAGGCTCTGTCAAATGGTCAATGATGATCCGTTGACATTGGAGGCCTGGGTCCTTGGTAAGAGAGTTGAACCATTGGAGACTGAAAAGCGGGCTGTTAAAATAATGGCATTGAAAACTGAGTTTTTGATAAGCCTAGGCTTCGAAGAGAATTCAAAGGATATGGAAAAGGCTATTAAAACGCTTCGGGGCAGAGGAGTGGAACTTCAAGAGAGGTTCGATTGTTTAGTGAACAATGGCCTGAATCGCGAGCAGGCAATTAAGATGGTCAGAATATCTCCTCAAATTCTCAACCAGACTCGTGATGTTATTGAAATGAAGATTCAGCTTTTTTTTGATGAGTTGGGCTATCAAGCATCTGATTTACTCACTCATCCAAAAATTCTCTCTTACACAATTGAGAGGGTGAAGTTTAGGCTTTTAATGTACAGATGGCTTAAAGATCAAGGAGCAGTGCGTCCCGGTTTGTCCTTGAGCACGCTCTTGGCTACCTCAGATGAAGAATTTATCAAAACTTATGTAGCTCCTCATGATAGAGGGCTTCAATATTGGAAAAGTCTGAATAAAAATCACATCAAGAAATAA